In the Passer domesticus isolate bPasDom1 chromosome 4, bPasDom1.hap1, whole genome shotgun sequence genome, one interval contains:
- the LOC135299797 gene encoding serine/threonine-protein kinase pim-1-like, producing the protein MRRRAQEEGVEEEEQGGGGGWRMGLGRVDSELSPVLHLACRWPSKGCHRTASITGPDGTSTPLEIVLQVKVSNGFSGVVQLLEWLELPNDILMVLERPEHSQDLHRFIRARGFLSEEVARQLFRQVLEAVRHCTSCRVLHRDIKPENILIDLATGQAKLIDFGCGTYLQKTAYIHFAGTPSYSPPEWTHFGWYYGEPATIWSLGIVLHQMVCGEHPFRRGQNISWDHQLSLPQRLSPECQDLIRWCLSMPDVERPSLEEVFCHPWMQDIHLP; encoded by the exons atgcggcggcgggcgcaggaggagggggtggaggaggaggagcagggcggAGGAGGCGGgtggaggatggggctgggcagggtggacagcgagctgagccctgttctgcacttggcttgcaggtggccatcaaaagggtgccacagAACCGCGTCCAtcactggg cccgacggcaccagcacACCCCTGGAGATTGTGCTGCAGGTCAAGGTGTCCAATGGCTTCTCCGGTgtggtccagctgctggagtggcttgagctccccaacgacatcttgatggtgctggagcgcccAGAGCACTCTCAGGACCTGCACCgtttcattcgggcacgggggttcctgtccgaggaggtggcgcggcagctgttccgccaggtgctggaggccgtgcggcactgcaccagctgcagggtcctgcacagggataTCAAGCCAGAAAACATCCTcattgacctggccaccgggcaagCCAAACTGATTGATttcggctgtggcacctacctgcaaaaGACAGCCTACATTcattttgcag gaacaccatcatacagccccccggaatggacccatTTTGGCTGGTACtatggcgagccagctaccatctggtccctgggcatcgtgctgcaccagatggtctgcggggagcaccctttcaggaggggccagaacatcagctgggaccatcagctctcactgccacaacggctctctccag agtGCCAAGATCTCATcaggtggtgtttatccatgccgGACGTGGAAAggccctcattagaagaggtgttctgtcatccttggatgcaggatattcatctgccctag